In a genomic window of Leptospira hartskeerlii:
- a CDS encoding MarR family winged helix-turn-helix transcriptional regulator: MNPRTIIYLISRIRDEFHRRLNSELKDKGLGQLTTTHADILFALAMSKRVPMQDIARMIDRDKSTLTALVDKLQDLGYVERVRDTQDQRVVNLQLTRKAYSIRPVMLGISRSLLAGLYKGFTEPEKKDLVRLLDKLYKNLK, encoded by the coding sequence ATGAATCCTCGTACGATCATTTATCTGATTTCTAGGATCAGGGACGAATTCCATAGACGTTTGAATTCGGAACTGAAAGACAAGGGTCTGGGCCAATTGACCACTACTCATGCGGATATTCTATTCGCGCTTGCAATGTCGAAAAGGGTTCCGATGCAAGATATCGCTCGGATGATAGATAGGGATAAATCCACTCTGACAGCACTTGTGGATAAACTGCAAGATCTTGGTTATGTGGAACGGGTCAGAGATACTCAGGACCAAAGAGTGGTCAACCTGCAACTTACCCGCAAAGCCTACTCGATCCGACCTGTTATGCTCGGGATCTCCAGATCATTGCTTGCTGGTCTTTATAAAGGTTTTACCGAGCCGGAAAAGAAAGACCTGGTCCGGCTTTTAGACAAACTTTATAAAAATCTAAAGTAG
- a CDS encoding NADH-quinone oxidoreductase subunit D — MYEKTAEHFSLKQKKLPEGHLLVNLGPSHPSTHGILQNVIQLDGERVVDAESVIGYVHRSFEKLGERYTYNQFLVCTDRMNYVSTPLNNIGWILAVEKMLQIEVPDKVTYVRMIVSELSRVMDHIICNGILGVDLGAFSGMLHLFHHRENIYQVLEKLTGARLTTTFCRVGGLEKDIYPEFEKDVKTIIKGLRPAIEEFQSLLINNRIFMDRTEGIGGISAENAISYGYSGPNLRAAGVPWDTRKDDPYMFYDKVDFDIPVGEDGSVLHRTLVRMEEMRQSLRIVEQLINGLPTGPHHADIPHIYLPDKSKVYKNMEELIYHFKLIMHGIKVPKGEYYMATEAANGELGFYIVSEGEKSPWRVHVRRPCFWFYQSFPELVKGSLLADTVATMSSMNVIAGELDC, encoded by the coding sequence ATGTACGAAAAAACCGCGGAACATTTCAGCCTCAAACAGAAAAAGCTCCCGGAAGGACATCTACTTGTGAACTTGGGACCTTCTCACCCTTCTACTCATGGGATCTTGCAGAATGTGATCCAACTGGATGGGGAAAGAGTGGTGGATGCAGAATCTGTGATCGGCTATGTGCATCGCAGTTTCGAAAAATTAGGAGAACGTTATACTTATAATCAGTTCTTAGTTTGCACCGACAGGATGAATTACGTATCCACTCCTTTGAATAATATAGGATGGATCTTAGCTGTCGAAAAAATGCTCCAGATAGAAGTTCCGGATAAAGTAACTTACGTGCGTATGATCGTTTCCGAACTTTCTCGAGTAATGGACCATATTATCTGCAATGGTATTTTGGGAGTGGATCTTGGGGCATTCTCCGGGATGTTGCATTTATTCCATCATAGAGAGAATATCTATCAGGTCCTGGAAAAACTCACAGGCGCAAGACTTACCACTACATTCTGCAGAGTTGGCGGACTCGAAAAAGATATTTATCCTGAGTTTGAAAAAGATGTTAAGACGATCATCAAGGGTCTTCGTCCTGCGATAGAAGAGTTTCAGTCTTTATTAATAAATAATAGGATCTTTATGGATAGAACGGAAGGTATCGGAGGGATCTCGGCTGAGAACGCGATCTCTTACGGTTATTCCGGTCCTAATTTGAGAGCAGCAGGAGTTCCCTGGGACACTCGTAAGGACGATCCTTATATGTTCTATGATAAGGTCGACTTTGATATTCCTGTGGGAGAGGACGGTTCCGTTCTTCATAGGACTCTTGTTCGCATGGAAGAGATGAGACAATCTCTTCGTATCGTGGAGCAGCTCATCAATGGTCTTCCTACAGGTCCGCATCACGCAGATATTCCTCATATTTATCTTCCTGATAAGAGCAAGGTTTATAAGAATATGGAAGAGTTGATCTACCATTTCAAATTGATCATGCACGGGATTAAAGTCCCTAAAGGAGAATATTATATGGCGACCGAAGCTGCTAACGGTGAACTCGGATTTTATATCGTTTCCGAAGGGGAGAAGTCTCCTTGGAGAGTGCATGTTCGTAGGCCATGTTTCTGGTTTTATCAGTCTTTTCCTGAATTAGTAAAAGGTTCACTTCTTGCGGATACGGTCGCTACGATGAGTTCTATGAATGTGATCGCAGGGGAGCTGGACTGCTGA
- a CDS encoding NADH-quinone oxidoreductase subunit B: protein MGLNEQLAQPGSSYGDSFQIATVDSVINWGRSYSLWPYPFATACCGIEYMSTACADYDIARFGAERPSFSPRQADMILVLGTITYKMAPVLREIYDQLAEPKFVISYGACASSGGMFHAYSVLQGIDRILPVDLYVPGCPPRPEALLDAVIKLQEKVKTQGLEARRQEVMDKIREMNERNKPLVVQ, encoded by the coding sequence ATGGGATTAAATGAACAACTTGCTCAGCCCGGATCGTCTTACGGAGATTCTTTTCAGATCGCTACGGTTGATTCCGTCATCAATTGGGGAAGAAGCTACTCCTTATGGCCTTATCCTTTCGCGACTGCATGTTGCGGGATAGAATACATGAGTACTGCGTGTGCGGACTACGATATCGCCAGGTTCGGAGCAGAAAGACCTTCTTTCTCTCCTAGACAGGCGGATATGATCTTAGTTCTTGGGACTATCACTTACAAAATGGCTCCGGTGCTTCGCGAAATTTACGACCAATTGGCCGAGCCCAAGTTTGTGATCAGCTATGGGGCCTGCGCTTCTTCCGGTGGAATGTTCCATGCTTACTCTGTTCTGCAGGGAATCGATAGGATCCTTCCAGTCGATCTATATGTTCCGGGTTGTCCCCCTAGACCAGAAGCACTTTTGGACGCTGTAATCAAACTTCAGGAAAAAGTAAAAACCCAAGGGTTAGAAGCCAGAAGACAGGAAGTAATGGATAAGATCCGGGAAATGAACGAAAGAAACAAACCCCTGGTCGTCCAATGA
- a CDS encoding NADH-quinone oxidoreductase subunit A codes for MGSSPDHLGPLLIQFLLGVGFSALILGLAFLLNPKKKSKPHDTFECGVPYYGDAKGLFNIKFYLVAVLFILFDIEAIFLFPYAVNLKSFKEAGLGNFLLIEMFVFIFTLVVGLYYIRKKGALEWD; via the coding sequence ATGGGAAGTTCGCCGGACCACCTAGGCCCCCTGCTGATTCAATTCCTCTTGGGAGTAGGATTCTCCGCTCTCATACTCGGACTCGCATTCCTTCTAAACCCCAAAAAAAAATCCAAACCTCACGACACTTTTGAGTGCGGGGTACCGTATTACGGGGATGCAAAGGGATTGTTTAATATCAAGTTTTACTTAGTCGCAGTTCTGTTTATACTTTTCGATATAGAAGCGATCTTTCTTTTCCCGTACGCCGTGAATTTAAAATCATTCAAAGAGGCGGGACTTGGTAATTTTCTTCTGATAGAGATGTTTGTTTTTATTTTCACCCTCGTGGTTGGACTGTATTATATTCGGAAGAAGGGGGCCTTAGAATGGGATTAA
- a CDS encoding MaoC family dehydratase, which produces MAKLVLSSFAELQAYEGKELGVSDAHEITQAQIDTFANATLDHQWIHTDPARAAKESPFGTTIAHGYLTLSMAPYLLSQILELRNIKMGINYGMEKLRFLDPVKVGSKLKLRAELVELKDLRGTARMTLKLSFEVEGAAKPAAIGEVIYLYQFA; this is translated from the coding sequence ATGGCTAAACTCGTACTATCCAGCTTCGCAGAATTACAAGCATACGAAGGAAAAGAATTAGGCGTATCCGACGCTCACGAAATCACCCAGGCACAGATCGACACATTCGCAAACGCGACTCTGGACCACCAATGGATCCATACAGATCCTGCAAGAGCCGCTAAAGAATCCCCTTTCGGGACTACTATCGCTCACGGTTATCTTACACTTTCTATGGCTCCTTATCTTTTGAGCCAAATCTTAGAATTACGAAACATCAAAATGGGGATCAACTACGGAATGGAAAAGCTCCGCTTTTTAGATCCAGTTAAGGTGGGTTCCAAGCTGAAACTTAGAGCGGAATTGGTGGAATTGAAGGACCTGAGAGGGACCGCAAGAATGACCTTAAAGCTCAGCTTCGAAGTAGAAGGTGCTGCAAAACCTGCTGCTATCGGCGAAGTGATCTATCTTTACCAATTCGCCTAA
- a CDS encoding NADH-quinone oxidoreductase subunit C produces MKETIQSFLKDKFSYFISKEEEILTNLPTFFLKPEGIVPVLSTLKTAPGIELNYLNDLTAIDWLGKKTPRFEVCYLLRSGNKSSTRVQFRVALEEGEEVPSIINIFKGANWPEREVYDLFGIRFTGHPRMDRLIMPDNFQGHPLRKDYPLEGFGQDYLVEDLLTIHLKEDMEA; encoded by the coding sequence ATGAAAGAAACAATCCAGAGTTTCCTAAAAGACAAATTTTCTTATTTTATTTCCAAGGAAGAAGAAATACTCACGAATCTTCCTACATTCTTCTTGAAACCGGAAGGAATTGTCCCTGTTCTTTCCACTTTAAAGACAGCTCCCGGGATTGAACTGAATTATCTAAACGATCTGACTGCAATAGATTGGCTGGGTAAAAAAACTCCCAGATTCGAAGTCTGTTACCTTCTCCGCTCCGGAAACAAATCTTCCACAAGAGTACAATTCCGCGTAGCATTGGAAGAAGGTGAAGAAGTTCCAAGTATTATTAACATCTTCAAAGGTGCCAATTGGCCGGAGAGAGAAGTTTACGATCTTTTCGGTATCCGTTTTACAGGCCATCCTAGAATGGATCGTCTTATCATGCCTGATAATTTCCAAGGTCATCCATTAAGAAAAGATTATCCTTTAGAAGGTTTCGGTCAGGACTATCTGGTAGAAGACCTTCTCACCATTCACTTAAAAGAAGATATGGAGGCTTAA
- a CDS encoding HsdM family class I SAM-dependent methyltransferase, protein MIVPCEDPPLENPDTKAKEKALGQFFTPSALVSPMLEWVSETKAALEGKKLKVLDPGMGEGIFFQEFQDRFPKLDSEFHGWEIDPVLHEKCIQNLERAGISKNRFHLVLGDFLQNEKKENYDIILCNPPYLRLSHSKHGKKLIRQFAEDIKDEIPGTANLYVFFLLRILRILGPGGRASILVPYEFLNAGYGVPIKKAIIQSGYLRRILILDSSWSLFTGAVTSSCILFLENSRTNEEGFLWSRTSSFIKGESIELSEMVWRKIRPDAEAKWTRLLSDDSEPIQNIKNDDKNSPNNNYVTMSEDISQGWVPIKEFGSFRRGIATGDNGYFLLSEKDASNLSIPRNYLRSSIPKAQYALSPFFTGDDWITLKSQGAKVWLLDAKEVPNNNEQEGINKYLEEGIKRGVPKRFLPSKRKPWHSQENRGPCRILATSFHREEVRFVFNQSPAVHLTCFHGFSAKPEYAHFEEYLFAYLITPHVRKELESRTREYAQGLRKVEPGDLNSLLVPDFRKLKEAEKEKIGKLLHNYRNMIRPWTPGRRQKGEKGIRNPDEEAILKSIETEFLTGL, encoded by the coding sequence ATGATCGTTCCATGCGAAGACCCTCCTCTAGAAAATCCGGATACTAAAGCCAAAGAGAAAGCTTTAGGACAATTCTTCACGCCTTCTGCTTTAGTGAGTCCTATGTTGGAATGGGTTTCCGAAACCAAAGCCGCTTTAGAAGGAAAAAAACTAAAAGTTTTGGATCCGGGAATGGGAGAAGGAATTTTTTTCCAAGAATTCCAGGATCGTTTTCCAAAATTAGATAGTGAGTTTCATGGTTGGGAGATCGATCCAGTCCTACATGAAAAGTGTATACAAAACCTGGAGAGAGCCGGTATATCCAAAAATCGTTTTCATTTGGTGTTAGGGGACTTCCTACAAAACGAAAAGAAAGAAAACTACGACATCATACTATGCAATCCTCCGTATCTCCGCCTCAGCCATTCTAAACACGGGAAAAAATTGATCCGTCAATTCGCGGAGGACATTAAAGATGAGATTCCAGGTACTGCAAACTTATATGTCTTCTTTCTACTCCGTATACTAAGGATTTTAGGACCCGGAGGAAGGGCTTCCATACTTGTGCCTTACGAATTCTTGAACGCTGGATACGGAGTTCCGATAAAAAAAGCGATTATTCAATCCGGATATCTTCGTCGTATACTTATCTTAGATTCTTCCTGGTCTTTGTTCACTGGAGCTGTAACTTCTTCCTGTATACTATTCTTGGAGAATTCAAGAACGAACGAAGAAGGTTTTCTTTGGTCTAGGACTTCATCATTCATTAAAGGAGAAAGTATAGAGCTATCCGAAATGGTCTGGAGAAAAATCCGTCCCGATGCCGAGGCAAAGTGGACTAGATTATTGAGCGACGACTCGGAACCGATACAAAACATAAAAAATGATGATAAAAATTCACCTAACAATAATTATGTGACTATGTCCGAAGATATTAGTCAAGGATGGGTCCCTATTAAGGAATTCGGAAGTTTTAGAAGAGGAATCGCGACAGGGGACAACGGATATTTTCTTTTATCCGAAAAAGACGCTTCGAACTTATCCATTCCTCGAAACTATCTCAGGTCCTCAATTCCGAAAGCTCAGTACGCACTTTCTCCATTTTTTACCGGAGATGATTGGATCACTTTGAAGTCCCAAGGAGCCAAGGTATGGTTACTCGACGCAAAGGAAGTCCCGAACAATAATGAACAAGAAGGTATTAACAAATATCTGGAGGAAGGGATCAAACGAGGTGTGCCTAAACGTTTTCTTCCTTCCAAAAGAAAGCCTTGGCATTCTCAGGAAAACAGAGGGCCCTGCAGGATCTTAGCCACTTCATTTCATAGGGAAGAAGTTAGATTCGTGTTCAACCAAAGCCCTGCAGTTCATCTCACTTGTTTTCACGGATTTTCCGCGAAACCGGAGTATGCTCATTTCGAAGAATATTTATTTGCTTATCTGATCACTCCTCATGTTCGCAAAGAATTGGAATCTAGAACTAGGGAATACGCTCAAGGGCTACGAAAAGTAGAACCGGGAGATCTGAATTCTCTTCTTGTTCCCGATTTTAGAAAATTAAAAGAAGCGGAGAAGGAGAAGATCGGAAAATTACTCCATAATTATAGGAATATGATCCGTCCTTGGACTCCAGGTCGTAGACAGAAAGGGGAAAAAGGTATCAGAAACCCGGATGAAGAAGCGATACTTAAGAGTATCGAGACCGAATTCTTAACCGGGTTGTAA
- the nuoE gene encoding complex I 24 kDa subunit family protein, which yields MSYQFSSQSVARLDKLLEMFPDKRSVILPGLYLLQKEQGFVDREGMEALAEKIGSPISLAQVYGVATFYTLYNKKPVGKYHIQICGTSSCYMRGNDKLEKHICSNLGIELGETTPDKKFTLEEVECLGACGYAPMVQINDAYYENLTFEKMDEILKDLT from the coding sequence ATGAGTTATCAATTTTCTTCCCAATCGGTTGCCAGACTGGACAAACTATTGGAGATGTTCCCGGATAAAAGAAGTGTGATCCTCCCTGGGTTGTACCTCCTACAAAAAGAACAAGGGTTTGTAGATAGAGAAGGAATGGAAGCGCTTGCGGAGAAGATAGGTTCTCCTATTTCTCTTGCTCAAGTATATGGTGTTGCTACCTTTTATACCTTATACAACAAAAAGCCTGTAGGAAAGTATCATATCCAGATTTGTGGGACTTCTTCTTGTTATATGAGAGGAAATGATAAACTCGAAAAGCATATCTGCTCTAATCTCGGAATAGAATTGGGAGAAACTACTCCCGATAAGAAATTCACTTTGGAAGAAGTGGAATGTCTGGGTGCATGTGGATACGCTCCAATGGTCCAGATCAACGATGCATATTATGAAAATCTAACGTTCGAAAAAATGGATGAGATCCTGAAGGATTTGACCTAA